A segment of the Myxococcales bacterium genome:
CCGGCCAAATACCGGGAAGCCAACAACAGGGCGGCGAGCACCGCCGCCAGGCGGCTGCGTTCCGTCCATTCGTAGGCGACGATCGCGGCGATCATGCAGGTCAGGATCATCCAGATCCATTCCAGCCGGCGGGCGTTTTCCTCCAACGGCCCGATCAATTCGCGCGCCGCCAACATCCAGAAAACCATGCCGGGCGGCCGAACGTTCCAGAAATGATCGAGGGAAAAACCCTGCTTTTCCTGTAGATGCGCGCCGACGGCGAAGCCGGCCTGATCGCGACCGAACGGCATCATCTGCAAGGGGGCCAGAAAAATGGTCACCAAACAGGCCGTCGCCGCCGCCACGAGCCAAAACCGAAGCCCGTTTTTCATGCCGCTGATTTTGGGTTGGTTTGCATGGTTATCGCTCGGACGATCACCGCCGCCGACCAAGCGCCCAGACCGCCGGCCGCCGCATTCACCAGCACATCGCGCGTATCGTAAAAGCGACCCGCCAACAGGCCCTGCAGCAGTTCGTCGCCCAGTCCGATATTAAATACTAAAAGTGCTGCCGTCAAAAGGCGGTCCCGGTCGGTCCAATGCCCGCGCAACGCCCGCCAGGACAACATCCCGATCACCAGGTACTCGGCCAGGTGGATCCGCTCGATGGGCATCGGTGAGAGCAGGACGGCGATCGCCGCCAGCAATCCCGCCGCGATCGCCAGGCTGAGGTAGACGCGAACGGCGCGAACCCGGCGCCGCAGCCACAACCAGGCGAGAATCCCGCCGCCGCCCGACAACGCGCCCAAGAGCAATCCGCCTTGAATTGCCCTTCCCAAGCCGGCCCGCGACGCGAATTCAAACCACGAGCGAACCCAGGGCAAGGTGAAATAGACCGCCAGAACGACGGCGACCAGGGGCAGCCAGGCGGACCATGAAGCGCGGCGCGAAGGCATGTTTTTTTCTAGTCCCTTTTTCGAGGAAAAGACAATAGGCTGGAAAAAAACCTTGCGGCGGGACGAGGTGTCCATTAGTTTGAATGCGCCGGCCAGGGTTACGCCGCGGGCCGGCGTCGCAAGGGAGATTCCTCATGAAAGTCCGTCTTTGGATCGCGTTTCTGCTGCTCTGCCTGGCCGGCAACGCCTGGGCGGCGAAGCAATACGTCATCCAATCCTCCGAAATCAACCTGCGCGACTTCGCCCGCGTGGTGGCGAACGCGACCGGCCGGACGATTCTCTACGGCCCGGAATTCAACGGCCAGGCCTTTCTCGAAGTGCCGAAAAAACAGGTGACCGCCGACGAACTGTGGGCGATGTTCCTCTCGGCGCTGGCGCAGAACAACTGGGGCGTCGTGGTGCACGGCAAGGTCGTGCGCATCGTGCCGCGGCAGGATCTGTCGACGCAGGACAGCCCGGTCATCCTGGCCGACGAGCCGAAACCCGGCATGGAGGCCGAGGAATTGATCACCGCCACTTTCGCTCTCAACCACGTCGACCCCACCGAAGCCGCCATGAAGCTCGCGCCGGACGTCGGTCCCGAGGGCAAAATCGTGCCGCTCCCCGCGCAGGGCCGCCTCATCGTCGTCGCGACCGCGGCCAACGTGGAAAAAATCAAAACGCTGCTCGAAACCCTCGATCGCGCGGAAAAGCGCGACACGCTGGAGGTCATCCGCGTCAAGCACGCCGACGCGACGCGGCTCGCCGAAATCCTGAACCGCGTCTTCTCGACGCTGACCTACGAGGGCGGCCGTTACCAGCCGCGCGACACGGCCGGCGGACTGGTCGTGCTGCCCGAGTCCGGCACCGGCTCGGTGGTGCTGCGCGGCGACGAACGCGACGTCAAAGCCGCCGTGCGGCTGGCGGGCAAATTGGACGGCGCGACCGACTCGATCGTGCTGATCCGGCAATTGGAAAACGCCGATGTCAACGAAATGGCTAAGCTATTGAACCAACTCGGGCCCGGGAAATAGCCGTTTGCGGCGTCGCCGGCGACGGTAAAAAGCTTGGAAAAAACCGAATCGCGGGGCTATAATGATCGCTCAGGGGGTACATTGATCTTTGCGTAATTTTCCGCCCACATCGGTCGAGGTCCTGTGCGTCTCCGGCGACGCGCAATTGTCCGAGGAGCTGATCCAGCTTCTGCGCAAATTGCGCCTGCGCGGCGAGGCGGCGCACAGCACCTCGCAAGCCCTGCAAATGATCAATCGCCGCACGCCCTCGCTGGTCATCGTCGATTTCATCCTGGCCGACGGTTCCGGCCTGGAGTTCATCCGCCAGTTGCGTCTGACCCGTTTCGCCTCCCGGATTCCGGTCCTGATGCTGGCCACCAATTTCCAAGCCGAGCACTACCGGACGCACCACAACGGCCCGGGGCCGCAGGACTGGCTGTACAAGCCGATCGACGAGGAGCGGCTCGGGAACGCGGTGATGCAGTGGGTCGGCGTGGAGGTCAAGGAAGCGTTCGTCCCCGAGCATCACGATCCCGACCCGGGCCGCCTGCTGACCGAACAAGGCACCTTCCGCGAACTGCCTTTCGCCCGGGTGCTCGTGCTGGCGGGCCGGCGCGGCGTCGGTTGCCTCGCCATCCGGCAACGCGAACAGTGGTTGCAAATCGGCCTGGCCGGCGACCGCCTCACCGGGTTGGCGAGTTCGTACATCAGCGATTCGTCGCTCGGCCGGCTGCTGCTGCAAAGCGGCCGCATCAATCATCAGATTCTGGCCGACGCCCAGGCGGCGATGGCCGGCGGCAAGCGTTTCGGCGAATGGCTGATCGAGCACGAGTGGCTGGGGCGGGACGAGCTGAACGAACATCTCGAAAAACAGGTGATGGAAAAGCTGACCGCGCTCTTTTCCTGGCGCTGGTACGATTCCGCCTGGCAATACGAGGCCGGCGACTGCGCGGCGGCCATGCACGTCCGGACGGAAATTCCCATCCGGCGCATCATTTTCACCGGCATCACGAAGTACTACGACCGCGACCGCCTGGAAATGATTTTCATGAAGCGCGACCGCCTCTGGCGCCCCGTCATCCCCACCACGCCCTACATTGACGAGGTGCCCGTGCCGGCCCGCCGGCTGCTCGCCGCCGCCGACGGCCACGCCACCCCGGCCACGGTGCGCACCCGCGCCGGCATGGAAATCTCGCGCTTCTATCAGATGCTCTACGGCCTCTGGATCCTCGACCTGGTCCGCTTCGGCGAGCCGATCAAATCCTCCCAGCCGCCGAACGCCGACCGCTCGGCCGCCGAAAAAGAAGAACCGCTGGAATTCATCCGCCGGAATTGAGGCGACTCGGCCGGCATTACTTCAGCGCGGCGATTTCCTCGGCCAGCGCACCGAGCATTTCGGCGCCGCGGCTGGCGGGCGCGTAGTCCCAGATGGTGCGGCCCATGCTCTGCGCCTCGTCGATGGCCACGTTGTAGCCGATCGGCGCGCGCGACACCCGGTCGCCGAAAAAGTCGCGCAACTTGGCCAGGATGGCGTCGGCCAGATTGGTGCGGCGATAGAGGGTCGGCACGACCAGCGTCACTTCCAGGTCGCGCTTTTTGTAGGTGCGGCGCACGTTTTCGACGGTTTCGACGATCTCGCTGCAGCCGTCGAGCGCCAGGTAGGTCAGGCTGACCGGAATCACGATTTCCTTGACGGCCAGCATGATGTTCAGCGTCAGCAGGCCCAGCGACGGCGGGCTGTCGACGATGAAGAAATCGTAGCCCTTGAGGGTTTCGAGCTTGTTGCGCAGGCGCATCACCCGGTCGGGGTCGGCGGCCGCGATCACCGTGAAATCGACCAGCGACTTATTGGCGACGATCAAATCGAGGTTCGGGAGCCCCGACGCCGTCACCGCGTCGCGGGCCGCGACGTTCGGATCGGTCAGCAGCTCGAACATCGACGGCCGGATCGCCGCCACGTCGAGCCCGAGCGCCTTGCCGACCTGCCCTTGCGGGTCCATGTCGATCAGGCACACGTGCTTGCCTTGCCGGGCCAGGTAGGCGGCGGTGTTCACCGCCAGCGTGGTTTTGCAGGAGCCGCCCTTTTCGTTGACGAACGCGATTTTCCGGGTCACCGTCGACCTCCCCGGCGCGGCGCCGCTACTTTTTCATTTTCGCGGCGAGCCGTTCGAGTTTGCCTTGAATCGTTTCCAGGCGCGTTTCCAGTTTCGCCACCGAATCGCCGAGCTTGGCCACCTTGCGCACCAGGTCGTCGTAATCGGCCTTGGTCGGCACGTTGACCAGGTTCATCGCCAGGCGCAGCCCCTGGTCGGCCTTGCGTTTGGCGCCGGCGGCCCGCTGGATGGCGCTGCCCAGGGTTTCGGCGAATTTCGGATTGGTCAGGAATTCGTTGACCAGGTCGTTGAATTTGGGCTCGCCCGCGTCGCGCGGCCGCTTCGGATCGGCTTTTTCCGTGGTCATGTCACCCGCCCGTCGCTGGTTGTCGGATTGCGAAAAACCGTACGGCGCGACCCGAAAATTGTCAAGCAAGCGCGGCGGACGAGGCGCCCGCATTTCGGCGGCCGGCCCGATTCTTTGACGCCCCGCGATCGATCGGTTAAGCTTTTTTCGAATTTTCCACCACGAAAGCGGCCGGACACATGAAGCGATGGGGCGCACCCATTTTATTTATCCTGCTGGTCGCGACCTTCCTGGTTCCCTGGCTGGCTTTCGTGCTGCGTTTTCCCGCCGATTCGGTCATTTTCAAGGACGAACCCTGGCACGCGAATATTTTGCTGCGGCTGCTGCACCAGCCGAAGACGGGGCTTGCCGATATTATATTCGCCAACCCGGACTATCCGCCGCTGTATTACCTGCTGGCCTTCGCCGCGGCGAAGGGCACCGGCGACGACGGGCGCTTGGGCCTGGCTCTGCCGAACCTCTTGTGCTTCCTCGCCCTTCTGGCGATGGCGTTTCACCTCACCCTACAAAGATTGCCGGCCGGGCGCGCCTGGCTGGCCGGTTTCCTGGTGGGCTTGACGACCTTCTATTGGTCGTTTTCCATTACCACCGAAATGACGCTGGCCGTGACGGTCGGGCTTTTCCTTTACCTGCTGCTACGCCGCGACCAAAGCCCCTGGACGCCGGTGTGGTTGGGATTGGCGGGCGGGCTGGCCTTGCTGGCCAAACAGACCACGCCGCTCTACCTGGCCGGCGCGGTATTGTTTTACAGCTGGGAAAAGTGGCGGCCGAGCCTGGGCTTGGCGCGCGCGGCGACCCGGCTGGCGGTCGTCGGCCTCGTCGCCGCCGCCGTGGCCGGCGCCGTTTTTTATCACCGCGGCGACGTCTTTCTCGTCCTAGGCCCCCGGATCGCGCGCGGTAGCCTGTATCACACCATCGACAAGGGCGCCGTCGCGCGCCTGCTTTTTTATCCGCGCTACGCGGCGCCGCAGCTCGGTTTCCTGGTCCTGGCGCTGTTGGGTTGGCGCCGGAAAAGACCGGATGCCGCCGCCGGCGCGCTGCTGGTCACCGTGCTGCTGGCCACGGTCGCGCTCAGCCTGTATTCCTCGAAGTTTCCCGAATACATCATGCCCGCCGCGTTCCCCCTGGCGTTGCTTTTCGTTTGGAGCCTCGGCGACGAATCGGCTCTGTCGCCGGCGATCCGGGCGGCCGTCGCGTTGAGCCTCGTTCCGCCCCTGCTCGTGCTTGCCGGCTGGCTGCAATGGCGGTTCGTTCACGTCGCCTGGGAAGCGCGGTCCGTCGGCGAGGTGAGTTCGCTGATCCGGGCCCAAAACGATCCGGCGACGCCGCTGCCGACCCTCAGCCTGGGCTCGGGCATGTGGCAATACCGCCTGGAAAACGTCTTCCGGCGCGAAGCGAAGACCGAACGCCTGCCGGTCACTTCCGTCCGCCTGGCTGACCTGTCGCGCCCGGACATGGCGCGGTTTCTGCTCTTCCGCGAAATGCCCGGCGTCGATCCGGCGGCCGATTGCGGCACCGCGGCCGAGCTTCGGTTCGTCCTGAACCGCCGCGACTGGCCGCCGTGCGACGACTGCCTGCCGCGACTGGCCGCCATGCTGCAAACCGTCAACCGCGAATATCGTGCGCGACAAAGCGGCCGGATGGGCGGCGAAGCCTTTTGGACGCTCTGCGAACGGCCGGACCGCGAATAGACGCGAAAGCCGATCCTGTTCCCTGACTTTTTGCACTCGCGTTCATCGGTGCGGATAGCGCGAATATTCAGATCTCTATTTATTGGAGCCCTCACCCTTGGTCCCTCTCCCATTCAAGGGAGAGGGAAATAATATCTGGTCCTCCCTTCTCCCCTAGGTGGGAGAAGGGTCGGGGATGAGGGGAAATCAAACCGATCTCCCCTGAAATTGAAGGCTGTATTCGCGGTTTCCGCTAGAACAAAAACAGCACAGCCACGCCCGCGATGGCCAGGCAGGCGCCGAAAATGGCCCGCGGCGAGACCCGTTCCTTGTAGAGCAGAATGGTCGGGGGGATGATCAGGATCGGCGTGATCGACATGATGGTGGCGGCGATGCCCGCTTGCGTGAGTTGCACCGCCATCAGCGAAAAGGAAACGCCGACGAACGGGCCGAAAAACGCGCCCAGCGTGGTCCGGCGCAACGCCGGCGCATCGCGCAATCCGGCCAACACCTTGGGCCACCAGCGGATCAAGGTGAAGAACACGGCAAAGCCGGCGAAACCGGCGATCACGCGAATCTGCGTCGCGGCGAACGGGCTGTAATCGCCCATCCCGAACTTCGACAGCACCAGGCCGCCCGCCTGGCCCAGCGCCGCCACCACGCCCAGAAACCAGCCCATCACCGGCAGATGGCGCGCCTGGCCGTTTTCGTCGGAGCGTCGTTCCCCCACGACCAGCATGACGCCCAGCAGCGTCAGGCCCATGCCCAGCCCGTCGAGCAGGGTCAGCGCCTCGCCCAGCGCCAGCCAGCCGAGCACTGCGGTAAACGGCGGCGCCAACGCCATCATCAACGTGGTGCGGCGCGCGCCGAGCAGCACCAGCGAGCGGAACCAGGCCATGTCGCCCAAGGTGAAACCGACCAGGCCTGAAAGCGAAAGCCAGTACCAGTTGTGCCCGTCGGCGTCGACCGGCAAAAAATGGCCGCGCGTCAGCCAGCCGTAAAGCGACAGAAAAGCGAAGGCGATGCCCAGGCGGATGATGTTGACCGCCAGCGAGCCGATCCGCTTCCCCGCCGCCTCGAACGACAGCGCTGACACCGTCCAACAGGCGGCGGTCAGCAGCGCGGCGATTTCCCCTTGAAAAGCGTGCAAACGAACGCTCGTTTTGTCGCTTCTTCCCGGCGGCCCGGCAAGAAGACCGGATTTCGACTCATGGCGGCCGCGGCCAAATCAGCCGCTATAAATGGACCGGGAGCGCGCAAAAAGCAAGCAGTAGAAAAGGGAAAAGGAACGGCCGGCTCATCCGCAGCCGTGACCCGACTCCGCATCGTCATCGTCCGCCGCGCCGCCGGCCGGCGAGGCGTCGTCGTCCGCGGCGCCCGAATCGTCGCCCGTGTCGTCGGCGGCGTCGTCGTCGGTGTCGTTGTCGTCGTTATCGTCGTTATCGTTGTCGTCGTCGTCGTCATCGTCGTCATCGCCGCCGAGGCACTGGTCGGCGTCCTCGTCGCAGGTCTGGTCGCCCTCGCAGGGCGAGCCGGCATGGACGGCGCACTCGTCGGCCTGGCAGGTGTCGCCGCCGTTGCAGAAGAAGCCGTCGTCGCAGGCGTCGCCGTCCGCCGCGCGTTGGTCGGGCGGACAGGTCGGCGTGGTGCCCGGGCAGTATTCGGGCTGGTCGCACGGATCGGCCGCTTCCCGGCAGACGGTGGTGGCGGGCGCGACGTCGTTCAGGCAGCCGGTCAGCGGGTCGCAGGAATCGATCGTGCAGGGATTGCCGTCGTCGCAGTCCAAGCCCTTGCAGTGATCCATGTCGACCTTCGTGGTCCACGAACCGAACGAAACCTCGCCCCACTTGATCTCGAAGTAGCCCTCGTCGCCCCAGTCGCCCCAACTGTTCTTGGCGATCCACGCGCCGTCCTTGTCGTCCCAGCCGACGACCAGCACGAAATGCCCGCCAACGTAATCGCCCCAGACGTGCTCGTACACGCCGATCTCGTAGGCGTAGAAATCCTGGTAGACCTCGAACCAACTGGTAATCGGCCCTTCCAGCAGGGCGGTTTTCATCAGCTCGATGTCCTGGTTGTTGGTGGTCGTCACCCAATCCCAGGAGGCCACGCGCACCGCTTCCTTTTCCCATTCCTCGCACGTGTTGTCGCAGGGCGCGTCGAAGCCCAAATACGGGTAACAGCTTTCGAGCGGCACGCCGTAATCGCGCAGGTAGTCGAGCGTCAGGTTGATCGGGCCCCCGGCGCAGGTGCCGGCCCCCGAGCACGACAGCACGTGTTGTTCGGCGAAGTCGAAGGTGGGATTGGTGCGGTTAAACACGATCGCCAGGTTCGCTTCCGCCGCGGCCACCGCCGCGAACGCCCAGCAACTGCCGCAGCCGCCCTGATTGCGGATGCCGGTGATGAAATTGCCCTCGTGATTGCGCCAGTCGAACGAATCGGGCAGCCGCGCGGGGGTTTTGGCGGGTGAATAATACGTGTCGCTGGCGCCGGCGCTCGGCACGGGAGCGGCGGCCAGTTGCGACAGCTCCGCGCAAGACCGGCCGAGCAGCGCGTTGTTTTTCACCGACCAGCGCGCGCCCTTTTGGCGGATGGCCAGGCGGATCGCGGCCAGGTCGATCGGACAGGCATCCTCGCCGGACGCCGACGTTTCCCCTTGGACGGCCACATTGGGCCGGTCCGCCATGGTCAGAGCCTGGAAGGAGGCTTGCCGCGCCGCCGGATTCGCGCTGATGTCGTCGCACGCGCCGCTGATCAAAATGATGGCGAACAACGCCAGCCCGAGCCACCCGTTCCGCAGCTTCACGACGCTCTCCTTCCCGACCGTTCGCCCGCGCATGCTACAACCGCCCATCAGGGAAGGCAACCG
Coding sequences within it:
- a CDS encoding response regulator, which encodes MRNFPPTSVEVLCVSGDAQLSEELIQLLRKLRLRGEAAHSTSQALQMINRRTPSLVIVDFILADGSGLEFIRQLRLTRFASRIPVLMLATNFQAEHYRTHHNGPGPQDWLYKPIDEERLGNAVMQWVGVEVKEAFVPEHHDPDPGRLLTEQGTFRELPFARVLVLAGRRGVGCLAIRQREQWLQIGLAGDRLTGLASSYISDSSLGRLLLQSGRINHQILADAQAAMAGGKRFGEWLIEHEWLGRDELNEHLEKQVMEKLTALFSWRWYDSAWQYEAGDCAAAMHVRTEIPIRRIIFTGITKYYDRDRLEMIFMKRDRLWRPVIPTTPYIDEVPVPARRLLAAADGHATPATVRTRAGMEISRFYQMLYGLWILDLVRFGEPIKSSQPPNADRSAAEKEEPLEFIRRN
- a CDS encoding ParA family protein encodes the protein MTRKIAFVNEKGGSCKTTLAVNTAAYLARQGKHVCLIDMDPQGQVGKALGLDVAAIRPSMFELLTDPNVAARDAVTASGLPNLDLIVANKSLVDFTVIAAADPDRVMRLRNKLETLKGYDFFIVDSPPSLGLLTLNIMLAVKEIVIPVSLTYLALDGCSEIVETVENVRRTYKKRDLEVTLVVPTLYRRTNLADAILAKLRDFFGDRVSRAPIGYNVAIDEAQSMGRTIWDYAPASRGAEMLGALAEEIAALK
- a CDS encoding DMT family transporter, with the translated sequence MHAFQGEIAALLTAACWTVSALSFEAAGKRIGSLAVNIIRLGIAFAFLSLYGWLTRGHFLPVDADGHNWYWLSLSGLVGFTLGDMAWFRSLVLLGARRTTLMMALAPPFTAVLGWLALGEALTLLDGLGMGLTLLGVMLVVGERRSDENGQARHLPVMGWFLGVVAALGQAGGLVLSKFGMGDYSPFAATQIRVIAGFAGFAVFFTLIRWWPKVLAGLRDAPALRRTTLGAFFGPFVGVSFSLMAVQLTQAGIAATIMSITPILIIPPTILLYKERVSPRAIFGACLAIAGVAVLFLF
- a CDS encoding VanZ family protein; this encodes MPSRRASWSAWLPLVAVVLAVYFTLPWVRSWFEFASRAGLGRAIQGGLLLGALSGGGGILAWLWLRRRVRAVRVYLSLAIAAGLLAAIAVLLSPMPIERIHLAEYLVIGMLSWRALRGHWTDRDRLLTAALLVFNIGLGDELLQGLLAGRFYDTRDVLVNAAAGGLGAWSAAVIVRAITMQTNPKSAA